A genomic segment from Dermatobacter hominis encodes:
- a CDS encoding VanZ family protein has translation MGSFAASAVVAIVGGIVIALLVFVPEVAIRYRRSGRMTASDLAALVVVPVYGLAVWTYTLLPLPDPDDLVCQDPSFRPFGSFQAIRAAGVDSLADLATNWPLASAVLNVLLFVPLGVILRWRYRRGAVVAGLVGLGVSLLVETTQLTGIWGVYPCAYRYFDVDDLITNTTGALIGSLLSWFVLRHRPEPHVVPDERMMTGGQRIVAVVCDVLTILLVGTATVVAWRAIALRVLEVDADQHLGVQRALQWGVPFLVEAVVVLVLGRTIGEWAVRLGTVAPRPLWTVPGRVIKLATGPGVIVAIGWWDSPWALGALIAVAVASVVAALAWPDHRGLSNGIAGLRPVVSAWRHRRPVDLGPVELGAVHPRADDRGVDDRPPPPVR, from the coding sequence GTGGGGTCGTTCGCGGCATCGGCGGTCGTGGCCATCGTGGGCGGCATCGTGATCGCCCTGCTCGTGTTCGTCCCCGAGGTCGCCATCCGGTACCGGCGGTCCGGGCGCATGACCGCGAGCGACCTGGCGGCGCTGGTCGTGGTCCCCGTCTACGGCCTGGCGGTGTGGACCTACACGCTGCTGCCGCTGCCGGACCCCGACGACCTGGTGTGCCAGGACCCGTCGTTCCGGCCGTTCGGCTCGTTCCAGGCGATCCGCGCCGCCGGCGTCGACTCGCTCGCCGACCTGGCCACGAACTGGCCCCTGGCGTCTGCGGTGCTCAACGTCCTGCTGTTCGTGCCGCTCGGTGTCATCCTGCGGTGGCGCTACCGGCGCGGCGCCGTCGTCGCCGGGCTGGTCGGCCTCGGCGTCTCGCTGCTCGTCGAGACCACGCAGCTCACCGGCATCTGGGGCGTGTACCCGTGCGCCTACCGCTACTTCGACGTGGACGACCTGATCACCAACACGACGGGCGCGCTGATCGGCTCGTTGCTCTCGTGGTTCGTCCTGCGCCACCGGCCGGAGCCGCATGTGGTGCCCGACGAGCGGATGATGACGGGCGGGCAGCGGATCGTCGCGGTCGTGTGCGACGTGCTCACCATCCTCCTCGTCGGCACCGCCACCGTCGTGGCGTGGCGGGCGATCGCCCTGCGCGTACTCGAGGTCGACGCCGACCAGCACCTCGGCGTCCAGCGTGCGCTCCAGTGGGGCGTGCCGTTCCTGGTCGAGGCGGTGGTCGTGCTCGTGCTCGGCCGGACGATCGGGGAGTGGGCCGTCCGCCTCGGGACCGTCGCGCCCCGCCCGCTCTGGACGGTCCCGGGGCGCGTGATCAAGCTCGCCACCGGCCCCGGGGTGATCGTCGCGATCGGCTGGTGGGACTCGCCGTGGGCGCTGGGCGCCCTGATCGCCGTCGCCGTCGCCAGCGTGGTCGCGGCGCTGGCGTGGCCCGATCACCGGGGGCTGTCGAACGGCATCGCCGGACTGCGACCGGTCGTGTCGGCCTGGCGCCACCGCCGTCCCGTCGATCTCGGTCCCGTCGAGCTCGGGGCCGTCCACCCCAGGGCCGACGACCGCGGGGTCGACGACCGGCCCCCGCCGCCCGTCCGGTGA
- a CDS encoding RtcB family protein, with protein sequence MSPTRTGNVLNWASDLDAAALAQAQRAASMPFVAGHLALMPDAHVGKGATIGSVIPTRGAIIPSAVGVDIGCGMIAAELPFDSSALPDDLRPLHDRISQVVPAGVGRGHDTAQDAAAALLHDGRAEDLDAKQQRTAATQMGSLGSGNHFVEVCLDERDRVWVVLHSGSRGHRPTDWPSGTSRRRRA encoded by the coding sequence ATGTCCCCCACCCGCACCGGCAACGTCCTCAACTGGGCGTCCGACCTGGACGCCGCCGCGCTCGCGCAGGCCCAGCGCGCCGCGTCGATGCCGTTCGTCGCGGGGCACCTGGCGCTCATGCCCGACGCCCACGTCGGCAAGGGCGCCACGATCGGCTCGGTGATCCCCACTCGCGGCGCCATCATCCCGTCCGCGGTCGGCGTCGACATCGGCTGCGGGATGATCGCGGCCGAGCTGCCCTTCGACTCGTCCGCGCTGCCCGACGACCTGCGGCCGCTGCACGACCGCATCTCCCAGGTCGTCCCGGCGGGCGTCGGGCGCGGCCACGACACCGCGCAGGACGCCGCCGCGGCGCTGCTCCACGACGGGCGGGCCGAGGACCTGGACGCGAAGCAGCAGCGGACGGCGGCGACGCAGATGGGCTCGCTCGGGTCGGGCAACCACTTCGTCGAGGTGTGCCTGGACGAGCGCGACCGCGTCTGGGTCGTCCTCCACTCCGGCTCGCGGGGGCATCGGCCAACCGATTGGCCCAGCGGCACATCGAGACGGCGAAGGGCCTGA
- a CDS encoding M15 family metallopeptidase, with protein MADEPGHDPDHPPPGAVAGIEVPDADDLPPLVDPDGGGRTPDVAECDEPMVRMDEGPRLRLLNLYRRDGWDGTADDVWLRAGVADRLRAAASSLPDDWGLAVFDGWRSPTTVRALYEHFYGPGSTLPPGFLADPDDPAVVPPHTTGAAVDVTLTWRGTALALGTVFDDFTPAAHLRSLEERPAGATDDGSRALRRLLHAHLAPQGFVGLAEEWWHVSYGDQHWAAVTGAPCARYGPTRPVP; from the coding sequence ATGGCCGACGAGCCCGGGCACGACCCCGACCACCCGCCGCCCGGGGCGGTCGCCGGCATCGAGGTGCCCGACGCCGACGACCTCCCGCCGCTCGTGGACCCCGACGGCGGGGGCCGGACGCCAGACGTCGCGGAGTGCGACGAGCCGATGGTGCGCATGGACGAGGGGCCGCGCCTCCGGCTGCTCAACCTGTACCGGCGCGACGGCTGGGACGGCACCGCCGACGACGTGTGGCTGCGCGCCGGGGTGGCCGACCGCCTGCGTGCCGCAGCGTCGTCGCTGCCCGACGACTGGGGCCTCGCCGTGTTCGACGGCTGGCGGAGCCCGACCACCGTCCGGGCGCTCTACGAGCACTTCTACGGGCCGGGCAGCACGCTGCCGCCCGGGTTCCTCGCGGATCCCGACGACCCCGCCGTGGTCCCACCCCACACGACCGGCGCCGCGGTCGACGTCACGCTGACGTGGCGCGGCACCGCGCTGGCGCTCGGGACCGTGTTCGACGACTTCACCCCGGCCGCCCACCTCCGCTCGCTCGAGGAGCGGCCAGCCGGCGCGACCGACGATGGGTCCCGCGCGCTGCGCCGGCTGCTGCACGCGCACCTCGCCCCCCAGGGCTTCGTCGGCCTGGCCGAGGAGTGGTGGCACGTGTCGTACGGCGACCAGCACTGGGCCGCCGTGACCGGCGCGCCGTGCGCCCGCTACGGCCCGACGCGACCCGTCCCGTGA
- a CDS encoding cytochrome P450: MTDFEQADLTDPGLYDDPWAFYAWLRDHHPVWHDERSGMYAVSRHADVVEVSRDAEHYSSAKGVRPVNLVPLSIVSMDDPEHTRQRRILSRGLTPRQVRTMTDHVRELTNSVIDDVAATGEIDFVSDLAAHVPLIVISELLGLDPTIRGSLYEWSEGMIAGEAASDDDVATIERAGLAFGEYTALVSKVLDERRQDPRDDMLSILAQAYDAGELSYDEEIRGHYETTDRVVNDLSNDELLMFCVLLMVAGNETTRNAIAGGLRAFSRFPEQRDALLADPSLIDAAVEEILRWTTPVLNFTRTVTGPVTLAGTELAEGDQVLLLYQSANRDDRVFDSPEEFRIDRDPNPHVAFGFGPHYCMGANLARMEIKVVFEELFRRLPDIAVVDPERLPDRVPSAFVAGLKHMPARFTPVGS, encoded by the coding sequence ATGACCGACTTCGAGCAGGCCGATCTCACCGACCCGGGGCTCTACGACGACCCGTGGGCGTTCTACGCGTGGCTCCGGGACCACCACCCCGTCTGGCACGACGAGCGGAGCGGCATGTACGCCGTGTCGCGCCACGCCGACGTGGTCGAGGTGTCCCGCGACGCCGAGCACTACAGCTCCGCCAAGGGCGTCCGGCCGGTGAACCTGGTGCCCCTGTCGATCGTCTCGATGGACGACCCGGAGCACACTCGCCAGCGCCGCATCCTGTCCCGCGGGCTCACGCCGCGGCAGGTCCGCACGATGACCGACCACGTCCGAGAGCTCACGAACTCGGTCATCGACGACGTCGCGGCCACCGGCGAGATCGACTTCGTGTCGGACCTCGCCGCGCACGTGCCGCTGATCGTGATCTCCGAGCTGCTCGGCCTCGACCCCACCATCCGGGGGTCGCTCTACGAGTGGTCCGAGGGCATGATCGCCGGCGAGGCCGCCTCCGACGACGACGTGGCCACGATCGAGCGGGCCGGACTCGCGTTCGGCGAGTACACCGCGCTGGTGTCGAAGGTGCTCGACGAGCGCCGGCAGGACCCCCGCGACGACATGCTCTCGATCCTCGCCCAGGCCTACGACGCCGGCGAGCTCAGCTACGACGAGGAGATCCGCGGCCACTACGAGACGACCGACCGGGTCGTCAACGACCTCAGCAACGACGAGCTGCTGATGTTCTGCGTGCTGCTGATGGTCGCCGGCAACGAGACCACCCGGAACGCGATCGCCGGCGGGCTGCGCGCCTTCAGCCGCTTCCCCGAGCAGCGCGACGCGCTGCTGGCCGACCCGTCGCTGATCGACGCCGCGGTCGAGGAGATCCTCCGGTGGACCACGCCGGTGCTCAACTTCACCCGCACGGTCACCGGCCCGGTCACGCTCGCCGGCACGGAGCTCGCCGAGGGCGACCAGGTCCTGCTGCTCTACCAGTCGGCCAACCGCGACGACCGCGTGTTCGACTCGCCCGAGGAGTTCCGGATCGACCGGGACCCCAACCCGCACGTCGCCTTCGGCTTCGGCCCGCACTACTGCATGGGCGCCAACCTGGCCCGCATGGAGATCAAGGTGGTGTTCGAGGAGCTGTTCCGCCGCCTCCCCGACATCGCGGTCGTCGACCCCGAGCGCCTGCCCGACCGGGTCCCCTCCGCGTTCGTCGCCGGGCTCAAGCACATGCCGGCGCGCTTCACGCCCGTCGGGTCCTGA
- a CDS encoding siderophore-interacting protein, with the protein MHDETATATDPDEQVLAVVGALNGVYADSLLLVGRILGDRRDATSATVVGADLAGIDVRLTDPDGDHDVRIDFPEPATAESQVVDAAMALVVTARERSGEPGTTSAERVIAEMGGIRTMLTRVVRVVDEHPHLRRITFRGGDLDTFAPLGPDTFLYVLLPPPGRTELTIDQGFSWESVGDMPQDERPVGAYYSMREWRPDTKELDVLFVLHGDEGPASAWAQRAAPGDPVALWGPRTAYAPPPTTTEYLLVADETGLPATAAIIESLPLGTPVRVFAEVASMDQRQALPERDGVEVTWLDRAGAEPGTTSLLDDAVRAAAPPAPTAYVWGGAESRCITAVRRYVRREVGLPREQVSLTGYWRHRDHEDDAYFDEDA; encoded by the coding sequence GTGCACGACGAGACCGCGACCGCCACCGATCCCGACGAGCAGGTCCTCGCCGTCGTCGGTGCGCTCAACGGCGTCTACGCCGACTCGCTCCTGCTGGTGGGACGGATCCTCGGCGACCGTCGGGACGCCACGTCCGCCACGGTCGTCGGCGCCGACCTGGCCGGCATCGACGTGCGGCTGACGGACCCGGACGGCGACCACGACGTGCGCATCGACTTCCCCGAACCCGCCACCGCCGAGTCGCAGGTCGTCGACGCCGCGATGGCGCTCGTCGTCACGGCCCGCGAGCGCTCGGGCGAGCCCGGCACGACGTCGGCCGAGCGGGTCATCGCCGAGATGGGCGGCATCCGGACGATGCTCACCCGTGTCGTGCGGGTCGTCGACGAGCACCCGCACCTCCGGCGCATCACCTTCCGGGGCGGCGACCTCGACACGTTCGCCCCCCTCGGGCCCGACACGTTCCTTTACGTGCTGCTGCCGCCGCCCGGTCGGACGGAGCTCACGATCGACCAGGGCTTCAGCTGGGAGTCGGTGGGGGACATGCCGCAGGACGAGCGGCCGGTCGGGGCGTACTACTCGATGCGCGAGTGGCGCCCCGACACGAAGGAGCTCGACGTGCTGTTCGTGCTCCACGGCGACGAGGGCCCGGCCTCCGCGTGGGCCCAGCGGGCCGCGCCGGGCGACCCGGTCGCGCTGTGGGGGCCGCGCACGGCGTACGCCCCGCCCCCGACCACGACCGAGTACCTCCTCGTCGCCGACGAGACCGGCCTCCCCGCGACGGCGGCGATCATCGAGTCGCTGCCCCTCGGCACCCCCGTCCGGGTGTTCGCCGAGGTCGCGTCGATGGACCAGCGCCAGGCGCTGCCCGAGCGTGACGGCGTCGAGGTCACGTGGCTCGACCGCGCCGGGGCGGAGCCCGGCACCACCTCGCTGCTCGACGATGCGGTGCGAGCGGCGGCGCCCCCCGCCCCGACGGCTTACGTGTGGGGCGGGGCCGAGAGCCGCTGCATCACGGCGGTGCGGCGCTACGTGCGGCGAGAGGTGGGCCTGCCGAGGGAGCAGGTGTCGCTCACCGGCTACTGGCGGCACCGGGACCACGAGGACGACGCGTACTTCGACGAGGATGCCTGA
- a CDS encoding RtcB family protein, producing the protein MRRWFIDLDDQDLAYLVEGTPEFEDYVRHMLWAQDYALANREVMMDAVLRQVADVLGTEVIETRRVNCHHNFTQLEHHLDRDMWITRKGAIRARAGDVGVIPGSMGTRSYIVEGLGSPASYCSCSHGAGRRLSRGQARRTLDLEGLRARMAGRAWNSEQAEALLDEDPRSYKDIDQVMADQEDLVSVQRTLQQVLNYKGT; encoded by the coding sequence ATGCGCCGCTGGTTCATCGACCTCGATGACCAGGACCTGGCGTACCTCGTCGAGGGCACGCCCGAGTTCGAGGACTACGTCCGGCACATGCTCTGGGCGCAGGACTACGCGCTGGCCAACCGCGAGGTCATGATGGACGCCGTGCTGCGGCAGGTCGCCGACGTGCTCGGCACCGAGGTGATCGAGACCCGCCGGGTGAACTGCCACCACAACTTCACCCAGCTCGAGCACCACCTCGACCGGGACATGTGGATCACCCGCAAGGGCGCGATCCGGGCCCGCGCCGGCGACGTGGGCGTGATCCCCGGGTCGATGGGCACGCGCTCGTACATCGTCGAGGGCCTGGGCAGCCCTGCGTCGTACTGCTCGTGCAGCCACGGCGCCGGCCGGCGGCTGTCGCGGGGACAGGCGCGGCGGACGCTCGACCTCGAGGGCCTCCGGGCCCGGATGGCGGGCCGGGCGTGGAACTCCGAGCAGGCCGAGGCGCTCCTCGACGAGGACCCGCGGTCCTACAAGGACATCGACCAGGTCATGGCCGACCAGGAGGACCTGGTGTCGGTGCAGCGCACGCTGCAGCAGGTCCTCAACTACAAGGGCACCTGA
- a CDS encoding TetR/AcrR family transcriptional regulator — translation MRTHGWAGDPPASDEEAVERIVDAAAACIDEVGARVDMAMVASSVGITRQTLYRYFAGRDALIAAATTRAGVPFVERLLRHLDEVRSEEPLVDAVLFCLDELPADRQLSVLFAPGSFNPSVVGEQSLAFTLAVLAELPGHGGVPAERRDLVVELVVRVLQSLLADPATATRDRGELRRLVEVALAGSRGC, via the coding sequence GTGCGCACGCACGGGTGGGCGGGCGATCCGCCGGCGTCCGACGAGGAGGCGGTCGAGCGGATCGTCGACGCGGCCGCGGCCTGCATCGACGAGGTCGGCGCACGCGTCGACATGGCGATGGTGGCCAGCTCGGTCGGCATCACGCGCCAGACGCTCTACCGGTACTTCGCGGGCCGTGACGCCCTGATCGCGGCGGCGACCACGCGCGCCGGCGTGCCGTTCGTCGAGCGCCTGCTCCGCCACCTCGACGAGGTGCGGAGCGAGGAGCCGCTCGTCGACGCGGTCCTGTTCTGCCTCGACGAGCTCCCTGCGGACCGCCAGCTGTCGGTGCTGTTCGCGCCGGGCTCGTTCAACCCCTCCGTCGTCGGCGAACAGAGCCTGGCCTTCACGCTGGCCGTGCTCGCCGAGCTGCCCGGGCACGGCGGCGTGCCGGCCGAGCGGCGCGACCTCGTCGTCGAGCTCGTCGTGCGCGTGCTGCAGAGCCTGCTGGCCGACCCGGCCACGGCCACCCGCGACCGGGGCGAGCTGCGCCGGCTGGTCGAGGTCGCGCTGGCCGGCAGCCGCGGCTGCTGA
- a CDS encoding TetR/AcrR family transcriptional regulator — MAVVDTAPRRKRGSLTPDEVVAEAGALIEESGVDALTMRRLAERLGVNPMTLYLRFENRDELVGALVASRLQQVLVDPDAVRPPAAAPVEDQMVAWARSVRDALVGLGPLMSQVRDGRHMGGAVLDLTERGLAAVKAAGLDDEVAVAAFRSLFWHAVGFAVLRPSLWAHAPELLEGVELDAATHPNLARLAGELGAFDPDELFERTTRALVAGLVAPSRPDRGEP, encoded by the coding sequence GTGGCCGTCGTCGACACCGCCCCGCGTCGCAAGCGGGGCTCGCTCACGCCCGACGAGGTGGTGGCCGAGGCCGGCGCCCTCATCGAGGAGTCCGGCGTCGACGCCCTGACGATGCGACGCCTCGCCGAGCGGCTCGGCGTCAACCCGATGACGCTCTACCTGCGGTTCGAGAACCGTGACGAGCTCGTCGGGGCGCTGGTGGCCAGCCGGCTGCAGCAGGTGCTCGTCGATCCGGATGCCGTTCGCCCGCCGGCCGCGGCGCCGGTCGAGGACCAGATGGTCGCCTGGGCCCGCTCCGTCCGCGACGCCCTCGTCGGTCTCGGCCCGCTGATGTCGCAGGTGCGCGACGGCCGCCACATGGGCGGCGCGGTGCTCGACCTGACCGAGCGCGGCCTGGCCGCCGTCAAGGCCGCCGGCCTGGACGACGAGGTCGCCGTCGCGGCGTTCCGCTCGTTGTTCTGGCACGCGGTCGGCTTCGCCGTCCTCCGGCCCTCGCTCTGGGCGCACGCGCCCGAGCTGCTCGAGGGCGTCGAGCTCGACGCCGCCACGCACCCGAACCTGGCCCGGCTCGCCGGCGAGCTCGGGGCCTTCGACCCGGACGAGCTGTTCGAGCGCACGACCCGCGCGCTCGTCGCCGGCCTGGTCGCACCGTCACGACCCGATCGGGGGGAACCATGA
- a CDS encoding TauD/TfdA dioxygenase family protein gives MSTTTTDVPLAEDQPDPAATGALRISLPGSDVQVGPVGYLAAERRRLDGLTWRHFDVQRCSATVGAELSGIRLADDLPDEVIAEVARALAEYKVIFFRAQPMTAAEHVAFARRFGDLEVHPFLPANAEAPEVVRFAKSADVGGYENGWHHDVTWRAVPSKGAVLHALEVPPSGGDTVFSDAHAALESLDDDLRARIDDLLAVHDFSNVFGHGMAPDELARMRDQHPPVEHPVVVTHEVTGRDLLYVNRFFVSHLAEADGTPLDRDESRALIDRLCRAFELLEHQTRFRWEPESVAFWDNRAVQHYACSDYWPDVRVMERASIIGSAPARVR, from the coding sequence ATGAGCACGACCACCACCGACGTCCCGCTCGCCGAGGACCAGCCGGATCCGGCGGCCACCGGCGCCCTGCGCATCAGCCTGCCGGGCAGCGACGTGCAGGTCGGTCCCGTCGGGTACCTCGCCGCCGAGCGCCGGCGGCTCGACGGGCTGACCTGGCGGCACTTCGACGTGCAGCGCTGCAGCGCGACGGTCGGCGCCGAGCTGTCGGGCATCCGCCTGGCCGACGACCTGCCCGACGAGGTCATCGCCGAGGTCGCCCGAGCACTCGCCGAGTACAAGGTGATCTTCTTCCGCGCCCAGCCGATGACCGCCGCCGAGCACGTCGCGTTCGCCCGCCGGTTCGGCGACCTCGAGGTCCACCCGTTCCTGCCGGCCAACGCCGAGGCACCCGAGGTCGTGCGGTTCGCCAAGTCCGCCGACGTCGGCGGCTACGAGAACGGCTGGCACCACGACGTGACCTGGCGCGCCGTCCCTTCGAAGGGTGCCGTGCTGCACGCCCTCGAGGTCCCGCCGTCGGGCGGCGACACGGTGTTCTCCGACGCCCACGCCGCGCTCGAGTCGCTCGACGACGACCTGCGCGCCCGGATCGACGACCTGCTGGCGGTGCACGACTTCTCGAACGTGTTCGGCCACGGGATGGCTCCCGACGAGCTGGCGAGGATGCGCGACCAGCACCCGCCGGTCGAGCACCCGGTCGTCGTCACGCACGAGGTGACCGGGCGCGACCTGCTCTACGTCAACCGCTTCTTCGTCTCGCACCTGGCCGAGGCCGACGGCACACCGCTCGACCGCGACGAGAGCCGGGCCCTGATCGACCGCCTCTGCCGGGCCTTCGAGCTGCTCGAGCACCAGACCCGGTTCCGCTGGGAGCCCGAGTCGGTGGCGTTCTGGGACAACCGGGCCGTCCAGCACTACGCGTGCAGCGACTACTGGCCCGACGTCCGCGTCATGGAGCGGGCCAGCATCATCGGCAGCGCCCCGGCGCGGGTGCGCTGA
- a CDS encoding MBL fold metallo-hydrolase — protein sequence MALRFLTEFDPEYGRAVDVSPGLVRVVAENPSKYTAWGTGTYLVGDGEVAVIDPGPDLAPHVEAVLAALDGRRVTHVLVTHTHADHSPAARAISRATGAPTYGFGPHPPEATSGDADTRSPAGGEVDATDAADEVEVDESGDREFVPDVAVRDGDVLEGDGFRFECLHTPGHISNHVCYAEGERGLLFPGDHVMGWSTTVVSPPDGDMAAYVAGLRRLVDRREDGRDGTYLPTHGPPITDPGPYVAALVDHRLERDRQILELLDGGTRTVDELVAVMYADVRPELHAPAGRSVLAHLLALERAGLVEEADPAGWRPVRTGGSLGS from the coding sequence GTGGCGCTGCGCTTCCTGACCGAGTTCGATCCCGAGTACGGCCGGGCCGTCGACGTGTCGCCCGGCCTGGTGCGGGTGGTCGCCGAGAACCCGAGCAAGTACACGGCCTGGGGGACCGGGACCTACCTGGTCGGCGACGGCGAGGTGGCGGTGATCGACCCCGGTCCGGACCTGGCCCCCCACGTCGAGGCGGTCCTGGCCGCCCTCGACGGTCGGCGCGTGACCCACGTGCTCGTCACCCACACGCACGCCGACCACTCGCCGGCGGCGCGAGCGATCAGCCGGGCGACGGGGGCGCCGACGTACGGCTTCGGGCCGCACCCGCCCGAGGCGACGTCCGGTGACGCCGACACGCGGTCACCGGCCGGCGGTGAGGTCGACGCGACCGACGCCGCCGACGAGGTCGAGGTCGACGAGTCCGGCGATCGCGAGTTCGTGCCCGACGTCGCGGTCCGCGACGGCGACGTGCTCGAGGGCGACGGGTTCCGGTTCGAGTGCCTCCACACGCCGGGCCACATCTCGAACCACGTCTGCTACGCCGAGGGGGAGCGGGGCCTGCTGTTCCCGGGCGACCACGTGATGGGGTGGTCGACGACCGTCGTGTCGCCGCCCGACGGCGACATGGCCGCCTACGTGGCCGGCCTCCGGCGCCTGGTCGACCGTCGGGAGGACGGGCGGGACGGCACCTACCTGCCGACGCACGGTCCGCCGATCACGGACCCGGGGCCGTACGTCGCGGCGCTGGTCGACCACCGACTCGAGCGGGACCGACAGATCCTCGAGCTGCTCGACGGCGGGACCCGCACGGTCGACGAGCTCGTGGCCGTCATGTACGCCGACGTGCGGCCCGAGCTGCACGCGCCTGCGGGGCGCTCGGTGCTCGCCCACCTTCTCGCCCTGGAGCGGGCCGGGCTGGTCGAGGAGGCCGATCCGGCGGGGTGGCGACCCGTGCGGACGGGGGGCAGTCTGGGGTCATGA
- a CDS encoding RNA polymerase sigma factor, whose translation MSPAGAAGGRGDGDLDAVFRREAGRCTATLVRVLGDIDLAEDAVAEAFVEAARRWPSEGLPANPGAWITTTARNRAIDRLRRESGRDDRHRAAHRMAELRREEDDVDDPDMHDLDAYVDVVPDDQLRLMFLCCHPALSPDAQVALTLRLLGGLETTEIAHAFLVPEPTMAQRIVRAKRKLRDNHAPYRIPRAAELPDRLRTVLAAISLIFTEGHRASSGSELVRVDLSEEAIRLGRVLVDLMPDEPEAVGLLALMLLTDARRAARTDADGSLVALADQDRTRWDHDRIAEGHDLVRACLRRGRPGPFQVQAAIAAVHADAATAAATDWAQIVALYDQLLVLRPDPVVGLNRAVAVAELDGPAAGLDALGPVDAERLDEYQPFHAARADLLARAGRGDEARRAYDRAIELTTVDAERAFLVDRRAALGPEG comes from the coding sequence GTGAGCCCCGCAGGCGCCGCCGGCGGCCGGGGCGACGGCGACCTCGACGCCGTGTTCCGGCGCGAGGCCGGCCGTTGCACCGCCACCCTCGTCCGCGTCCTCGGCGACATCGACCTCGCCGAGGACGCGGTCGCGGAGGCGTTCGTCGAGGCGGCGCGGCGGTGGCCGTCCGAGGGCCTGCCCGCCAACCCCGGCGCGTGGATCACGACCACCGCCCGCAACCGGGCGATCGACCGGCTCCGCCGCGAGTCGGGCCGGGACGACCGCCACCGAGCGGCGCACCGGATGGCGGAGCTGCGCCGGGAGGAGGACGACGTGGACGACCCCGACATGCACGACCTCGACGCCTACGTCGACGTGGTGCCCGACGACCAGCTGCGCCTGATGTTCCTCTGCTGCCACCCCGCGCTGTCGCCCGACGCGCAGGTGGCGCTGACGCTGCGGCTGCTCGGCGGCCTCGAGACCACCGAGATCGCCCACGCCTTCCTCGTGCCCGAGCCGACGATGGCGCAGCGCATCGTGCGGGCCAAGCGGAAGCTGCGCGACAACCACGCGCCGTATCGCATCCCCCGCGCCGCCGAGCTGCCCGACCGCCTGCGGACGGTCCTCGCCGCCATCTCGCTGATCTTCACGGAGGGCCACCGCGCGAGCTCCGGTTCGGAGCTCGTCCGCGTGGACCTGTCCGAGGAGGCCATCCGGCTCGGGCGGGTGCTCGTCGACCTCATGCCCGACGAGCCCGAGGCCGTCGGCCTGCTCGCCCTCATGCTGCTGACCGACGCCCGGCGCGCCGCCCGCACCGACGCCGACGGCTCGCTCGTCGCGCTTGCGGACCAGGACCGGACCCGCTGGGACCACGACCGCATCGCCGAGGGCCACGACCTGGTGCGGGCGTGCCTGCGGCGCGGCCGCCCTGGTCCGTTCCAGGTCCAGGCCGCGATCGCCGCGGTCCACGCCGACGCCGCGACCGCTGCGGCCACGGACTGGGCCCAGATCGTGGCGCTGTACGACCAGCTGCTCGTCCTGCGGCCCGACCCGGTCGTGGGCCTGAACCGGGCGGTCGCGGTCGCCGAGCTCGACGGTCCCGCCGCCGGCCTCGACGCCCTCGGGCCGGTCGACGCCGAGCGGCTCGACGAGTACCAGCCGTTCCATGCGGCGCGGGCCGACCTGCTCGCCCGCGCCGGGCGGGGCGACGAGGCGCGGCGGGCCTACGACCGGGCGATCGAGCTGACCACCGTGGACGCGGAGCGGGCGTTCCTCGTCGACCGCCGGGCCGCACTCGGACCGGAGGGGTAG